A stretch of the Papaver somniferum cultivar HN1 chromosome 6, ASM357369v1, whole genome shotgun sequence genome encodes the following:
- the LOC113289853 gene encoding zinc finger CCCH domain-containing protein 37-like isoform X3, producing the protein MTDIGFLQFHNSPYGHLVLTRLLLSALVLLVLSVLLPKTYLGTSNTFGQSEAFYSANNLSKRPRFESTSHLPIYPQRPGETDCAHYMLTRTCRFGDTCKFDHPIWVPEGGIPDWKEVPLVPLGDTLPERPGEPACPYFLKTKKCRFGFKCKFNHPKDITKSVDASKIVDLSLLPERPYAPPCSFYMKTGICKFGESCKFHHPKDIQIPVTGQENGCAEHDASVGSFDSIMSVKPPFVPFTPASLHNTKGLPVRPGEVDCPFYLKTGSCKYGATCRYSHPERAVISISVAPGLGHAMMTSSASSMNVGLINPAAMVLPTIDPRLGQATLGLGVAVYPQRPGQTECEFYMKTGDCKFGERCKYHHPIDRTAATQSMPKQDVKLTLAGLPRREGAVVCPFYMKTGACKYGSSCRFDHPPPGEAVAMATVVQGSSSAPLSGKAVAMATTVQGSSSAPPLGEAVAMPTVTQGSSFAAEDGESNNNNNTIVPEVAISFGSTS; encoded by the exons ATGACAGATATAGGTTTCCTTCAATTTCACAACAGTCCTTATGGCCACCTGGTGTTGACGCGTCTTCTTCTTTCAGCCCTTGTTTTGCTGGTACTAAGCGTACTTCTTCCGAAG ACTTATCTGGGAACGAGTAACACTTTTGGGCAAAGTGAGGCTTTTTATTCTGCAAACAATCTAAGCAAGCGCCCTAGGTTCGAGAGCACAAGCCATTTGCCTATCTATCCCCAAAGGCCAGGAGAGACGGACTGTGCTCACTATATGCTCACAAGAACCTGTAGGTTTGGTGATACCTGCAAGTTCGATCATCCTATTTGGGTTCCTGAGGGTGGTATCCCGGATTGGAAAGAG GTTCCACTTGTCCCTTTGGGTGATACTCTTCCGGAAAGACCCGGAGAGCCTGCTTGTCCT TACTTCCTGAAGACCAAAAAGTGCAGATTTGGTTTTAAATGCAAGTTCAACCACCCAAAAGATATAACAAAGTCTGTG GATGCTTCTAAGATTGTTGATCTTTCTCTATTACCTGAAAGGCCATATGCTCCACCATGTTCA TTTTACATGAAGACTGGAATATGTAAATTTGGTGAATCTTGTAAGTTTCATCATCCTAAAGATATTCAAATACCAGTAACTGGTCAAGAAAATGGTTGCGCAGAGCACGATGCCTCTGTGGGTTCTTTTGATAGTATAATGTCGGTGAAACCACCATTTGTTCCATTTACCCCAGCATCACTGCATAATACCAAAGGACTTCCAGTTAGACCG GGTGAAGTGGATTGCCCTTTCTATCTTAAGACTGGCAG TTGCAAGTATGGCGCCACTTGTCGTTACAGTCATCCTGAGAGAGCAG TCATCAGCATATCAGTTGCCCCTGGCCTAGGGCATGCAATGATGACCTCCTCAGCATCTAGTATGAATGTTGGACTCATCAATCCTGCTGCTATGGTTCTTCCGACCATCGACCCAAGGCTTGGACAAGCAACG CTGGGGTTGGGAGTGGCTGTCTACCCTCAACGACCTGGACAGACGGAATGTGAA TTTTACATGAAAACCGGGGATTGCAAGTTTGGTGAGAGATGCAAGTACCATCATCCGATAGATCGGACAGCAGCGACTCAGTCAATGCCTAAGCAGGATGTAAAACTCACCCTTGCAGGACTACCTAGGAGAGAG GGTGCAGTGGTCTGCCCTTTCTACATGAAGACAGGGGCATGCAAATATGGTTCTAGTTGCAGGTTTGATCACCCCCCACCAGGGGAGGCTGTAGCCATGGCTACAGTAGTCCAAGGATCTTCATCTGCCCCCCTATCAGGAAAGGCTGTAGCAATGGCTACAACAGTACAAGGATCTTCATCTGCCCCCCCATTGGGGGAGGCTGTAGCCATGCCTACAGTAACACAAGGATCTTCGTTTGCTGCAGAGGACGGagaaagtaataataataataacacaaTAGTACCTGAAGTAGCCATCTCATTTGGCTCCACAAGTTAA
- the LOC113289853 gene encoding zinc finger CCCH domain-containing protein 37-like isoform X2 yields MHMMNHHDRYRFPSISQQSLWPPGVDASSSFSPCFAGTKRTSSEALYHQTYLGTSNTFGQSEAFYSANNLSKRPRFESTSHLPIYPQRPGETDCAHYMLTRTCRFGDTCKFDHPIWVPEGGIPDWKEVPLVPLGDTLPERPGEPACPYFLKTKKCRFGFKCKFNHPKDITKSVIVDLSLLPERPYAPPCSFYMKTGICKFGESCKFHHPKDIQIPVTGQENGCAEHDASVGSFDSIMSVKPPFVPFTPASLHNTKGLPVRPGEVDCPFYLKTGSCKYGATCRYSHPERAVISISVAPGLGHAMMTSSASSMNVGLINPAAMVLPTIDPRLGQATLGLGVAVYPQRPGQTECEFYMKTGDCKFGERCKYHHPIDRTAATQSMPKQDVKLTLAGLPRREGAVVCPFYMKTGACKYGSSCRFDHPPPGEAVAMATVVQGSSSAPLSGKAVAMATTVQGSSSAPPLGEAVAMPTVTQGSSFAAEDGESNNNNNTIVPEVAISFGSTS; encoded by the exons ATGCACATGATGAACCACCATGACAGATATAGGTTTCCTTCAATTTCACAACAGTCCTTATGGCCACCTGGTGTTGACGCGTCTTCTTCTTTCAGCCCTTGTTTTGCTGGTACTAAGCGTACTTCTTCCGAAG CACTCTACCATCAGACTTATCTGGGAACGAGTAACACTTTTGGGCAAAGTGAGGCTTTTTATTCTGCAAACAATCTAAGCAAGCGCCCTAGGTTCGAGAGCACAAGCCATTTGCCTATCTATCCCCAAAGGCCAGGAGAGACGGACTGTGCTCACTATATGCTCACAAGAACCTGTAGGTTTGGTGATACCTGCAAGTTCGATCATCCTATTTGGGTTCCTGAGGGTGGTATCCCGGATTGGAAAGAG GTTCCACTTGTCCCTTTGGGTGATACTCTTCCGGAAAGACCCGGAGAGCCTGCTTGTCCT TACTTCCTGAAGACCAAAAAGTGCAGATTTGGTTTTAAATGCAAGTTCAACCACCCAAAAGATATAACAAAGTCTGTG ATTGTTGATCTTTCTCTATTACCTGAAAGGCCATATGCTCCACCATGTTCA TTTTACATGAAGACTGGAATATGTAAATTTGGTGAATCTTGTAAGTTTCATCATCCTAAAGATATTCAAATACCAGTAACTGGTCAAGAAAATGGTTGCGCAGAGCACGATGCCTCTGTGGGTTCTTTTGATAGTATAATGTCGGTGAAACCACCATTTGTTCCATTTACCCCAGCATCACTGCATAATACCAAAGGACTTCCAGTTAGACCG GGTGAAGTGGATTGCCCTTTCTATCTTAAGACTGGCAG TTGCAAGTATGGCGCCACTTGTCGTTACAGTCATCCTGAGAGAGCAG TCATCAGCATATCAGTTGCCCCTGGCCTAGGGCATGCAATGATGACCTCCTCAGCATCTAGTATGAATGTTGGACTCATCAATCCTGCTGCTATGGTTCTTCCGACCATCGACCCAAGGCTTGGACAAGCAACG CTGGGGTTGGGAGTGGCTGTCTACCCTCAACGACCTGGACAGACGGAATGTGAA TTTTACATGAAAACCGGGGATTGCAAGTTTGGTGAGAGATGCAAGTACCATCATCCGATAGATCGGACAGCAGCGACTCAGTCAATGCCTAAGCAGGATGTAAAACTCACCCTTGCAGGACTACCTAGGAGAGAG GGTGCAGTGGTCTGCCCTTTCTACATGAAGACAGGGGCATGCAAATATGGTTCTAGTTGCAGGTTTGATCACCCCCCACCAGGGGAGGCTGTAGCCATGGCTACAGTAGTCCAAGGATCTTCATCTGCCCCCCTATCAGGAAAGGCTGTAGCAATGGCTACAACAGTACAAGGATCTTCATCTGCCCCCCCATTGGGGGAGGCTGTAGCCATGCCTACAGTAACACAAGGATCTTCGTTTGCTGCAGAGGACGGagaaagtaataataataataacacaaTAGTACCTGAAGTAGCCATCTCATTTGGCTCCACAAGTTAA
- the LOC113289853 gene encoding zinc finger CCCH domain-containing protein 37-like isoform X4 — MHMMNHHDRYRFPSISQQSLWPPGVDASSSFSPCFAGTKRTSSEALYHQTYLGTSNTFGQSEAFYSANNLSKRPRFESTSHLPIYPQRPGETDCAHYMLTRTCRFGDTCKFDHPIWVPEGGIPDWKEVPLVPLGDTLPERPGEPACPYFLKTKKCRFGFKCKFNHPKDITKSVDASKIVDLSLLPERPYAPPCSFYMKTGICKFGESCKFHHPKDIQIPVTGQENGCAEHDASVGSFDSIMSVKPPFVPFTPASLHNTKGLPVRPGEVDCPFYLKTGSCKYGATCRYSHPERAVISISVAPGLGHAMMTSSASSMNVGLINPAAMVLPTIDPRLGQATFYMKTGDCKFGERCKYHHPIDRTAATQSMPKQDVKLTLAGLPRREGAVVCPFYMKTGACKYGSSCRFDHPPPGEAVAMATVVQGSSSAPLSGKAVAMATTVQGSSSAPPLGEAVAMPTVTQGSSFAAEDGESNNNNNTIVPEVAISFGSTS, encoded by the exons ATGCACATGATGAACCACCATGACAGATATAGGTTTCCTTCAATTTCACAACAGTCCTTATGGCCACCTGGTGTTGACGCGTCTTCTTCTTTCAGCCCTTGTTTTGCTGGTACTAAGCGTACTTCTTCCGAAG CACTCTACCATCAGACTTATCTGGGAACGAGTAACACTTTTGGGCAAAGTGAGGCTTTTTATTCTGCAAACAATCTAAGCAAGCGCCCTAGGTTCGAGAGCACAAGCCATTTGCCTATCTATCCCCAAAGGCCAGGAGAGACGGACTGTGCTCACTATATGCTCACAAGAACCTGTAGGTTTGGTGATACCTGCAAGTTCGATCATCCTATTTGGGTTCCTGAGGGTGGTATCCCGGATTGGAAAGAG GTTCCACTTGTCCCTTTGGGTGATACTCTTCCGGAAAGACCCGGAGAGCCTGCTTGTCCT TACTTCCTGAAGACCAAAAAGTGCAGATTTGGTTTTAAATGCAAGTTCAACCACCCAAAAGATATAACAAAGTCTGTG GATGCTTCTAAGATTGTTGATCTTTCTCTATTACCTGAAAGGCCATATGCTCCACCATGTTCA TTTTACATGAAGACTGGAATATGTAAATTTGGTGAATCTTGTAAGTTTCATCATCCTAAAGATATTCAAATACCAGTAACTGGTCAAGAAAATGGTTGCGCAGAGCACGATGCCTCTGTGGGTTCTTTTGATAGTATAATGTCGGTGAAACCACCATTTGTTCCATTTACCCCAGCATCACTGCATAATACCAAAGGACTTCCAGTTAGACCG GGTGAAGTGGATTGCCCTTTCTATCTTAAGACTGGCAG TTGCAAGTATGGCGCCACTTGTCGTTACAGTCATCCTGAGAGAGCAG TCATCAGCATATCAGTTGCCCCTGGCCTAGGGCATGCAATGATGACCTCCTCAGCATCTAGTATGAATGTTGGACTCATCAATCCTGCTGCTATGGTTCTTCCGACCATCGACCCAAGGCTTGGACAAGCAACG TTTTACATGAAAACCGGGGATTGCAAGTTTGGTGAGAGATGCAAGTACCATCATCCGATAGATCGGACAGCAGCGACTCAGTCAATGCCTAAGCAGGATGTAAAACTCACCCTTGCAGGACTACCTAGGAGAGAG GGTGCAGTGGTCTGCCCTTTCTACATGAAGACAGGGGCATGCAAATATGGTTCTAGTTGCAGGTTTGATCACCCCCCACCAGGGGAGGCTGTAGCCATGGCTACAGTAGTCCAAGGATCTTCATCTGCCCCCCTATCAGGAAAGGCTGTAGCAATGGCTACAACAGTACAAGGATCTTCATCTGCCCCCCCATTGGGGGAGGCTGTAGCCATGCCTACAGTAACACAAGGATCTTCGTTTGCTGCAGAGGACGGagaaagtaataataataataacacaaTAGTACCTGAAGTAGCCATCTCATTTGGCTCCACAAGTTAA
- the LOC113289853 gene encoding zinc finger CCCH domain-containing protein 37-like isoform X1 yields the protein MHMMNHHDRYRFPSISQQSLWPPGVDASSSFSPCFAGTKRTSSEALYHQTYLGTSNTFGQSEAFYSANNLSKRPRFESTSHLPIYPQRPGETDCAHYMLTRTCRFGDTCKFDHPIWVPEGGIPDWKEVPLVPLGDTLPERPGEPACPYFLKTKKCRFGFKCKFNHPKDITKSVDASKIVDLSLLPERPYAPPCSFYMKTGICKFGESCKFHHPKDIQIPVTGQENGCAEHDASVGSFDSIMSVKPPFVPFTPASLHNTKGLPVRPGEVDCPFYLKTGSCKYGATCRYSHPERAVISISVAPGLGHAMMTSSASSMNVGLINPAAMVLPTIDPRLGQATLGLGVAVYPQRPGQTECEFYMKTGDCKFGERCKYHHPIDRTAATQSMPKQDVKLTLAGLPRREGAVVCPFYMKTGACKYGSSCRFDHPPPGEAVAMATVVQGSSSAPLSGKAVAMATTVQGSSSAPPLGEAVAMPTVTQGSSFAAEDGESNNNNNTIVPEVAISFGSTS from the exons ATGCACATGATGAACCACCATGACAGATATAGGTTTCCTTCAATTTCACAACAGTCCTTATGGCCACCTGGTGTTGACGCGTCTTCTTCTTTCAGCCCTTGTTTTGCTGGTACTAAGCGTACTTCTTCCGAAG CACTCTACCATCAGACTTATCTGGGAACGAGTAACACTTTTGGGCAAAGTGAGGCTTTTTATTCTGCAAACAATCTAAGCAAGCGCCCTAGGTTCGAGAGCACAAGCCATTTGCCTATCTATCCCCAAAGGCCAGGAGAGACGGACTGTGCTCACTATATGCTCACAAGAACCTGTAGGTTTGGTGATACCTGCAAGTTCGATCATCCTATTTGGGTTCCTGAGGGTGGTATCCCGGATTGGAAAGAG GTTCCACTTGTCCCTTTGGGTGATACTCTTCCGGAAAGACCCGGAGAGCCTGCTTGTCCT TACTTCCTGAAGACCAAAAAGTGCAGATTTGGTTTTAAATGCAAGTTCAACCACCCAAAAGATATAACAAAGTCTGTG GATGCTTCTAAGATTGTTGATCTTTCTCTATTACCTGAAAGGCCATATGCTCCACCATGTTCA TTTTACATGAAGACTGGAATATGTAAATTTGGTGAATCTTGTAAGTTTCATCATCCTAAAGATATTCAAATACCAGTAACTGGTCAAGAAAATGGTTGCGCAGAGCACGATGCCTCTGTGGGTTCTTTTGATAGTATAATGTCGGTGAAACCACCATTTGTTCCATTTACCCCAGCATCACTGCATAATACCAAAGGACTTCCAGTTAGACCG GGTGAAGTGGATTGCCCTTTCTATCTTAAGACTGGCAG TTGCAAGTATGGCGCCACTTGTCGTTACAGTCATCCTGAGAGAGCAG TCATCAGCATATCAGTTGCCCCTGGCCTAGGGCATGCAATGATGACCTCCTCAGCATCTAGTATGAATGTTGGACTCATCAATCCTGCTGCTATGGTTCTTCCGACCATCGACCCAAGGCTTGGACAAGCAACG CTGGGGTTGGGAGTGGCTGTCTACCCTCAACGACCTGGACAGACGGAATGTGAA TTTTACATGAAAACCGGGGATTGCAAGTTTGGTGAGAGATGCAAGTACCATCATCCGATAGATCGGACAGCAGCGACTCAGTCAATGCCTAAGCAGGATGTAAAACTCACCCTTGCAGGACTACCTAGGAGAGAG GGTGCAGTGGTCTGCCCTTTCTACATGAAGACAGGGGCATGCAAATATGGTTCTAGTTGCAGGTTTGATCACCCCCCACCAGGGGAGGCTGTAGCCATGGCTACAGTAGTCCAAGGATCTTCATCTGCCCCCCTATCAGGAAAGGCTGTAGCAATGGCTACAACAGTACAAGGATCTTCATCTGCCCCCCCATTGGGGGAGGCTGTAGCCATGCCTACAGTAACACAAGGATCTTCGTTTGCTGCAGAGGACGGagaaagtaataataataataacacaaTAGTACCTGAAGTAGCCATCTCATTTGGCTCCACAAGTTAA
- the LOC113289853 gene encoding zinc finger CCCH domain-containing protein 37-like isoform X5 yields the protein MTDIGFLQFHNSPYGHLVLTRLLLSALVLLVLSVLLPKVPLVPLGDTLPERPGEPACPYFLKTKKCRFGFKCKFNHPKDITKSVDASKIVDLSLLPERPYAPPCSFYMKTGICKFGESCKFHHPKDIQIPVTGQENGCAEHDASVGSFDSIMSVKPPFVPFTPASLHNTKGLPVRPGEVDCPFYLKTGSCKYGATCRYSHPERAVISISVAPGLGHAMMTSSASSMNVGLINPAAMVLPTIDPRLGQATLGLGVAVYPQRPGQTECEFYMKTGDCKFGERCKYHHPIDRTAATQSMPKQDVKLTLAGLPRREGAVVCPFYMKTGACKYGSSCRFDHPPPGEAVAMATVVQGSSSAPLSGKAVAMATTVQGSSSAPPLGEAVAMPTVTQGSSFAAEDGESNNNNNTIVPEVAISFGSTS from the exons ATGACAGATATAGGTTTCCTTCAATTTCACAACAGTCCTTATGGCCACCTGGTGTTGACGCGTCTTCTTCTTTCAGCCCTTGTTTTGCTGGTACTAAGCGTACTTCTTCCGAAG GTTCCACTTGTCCCTTTGGGTGATACTCTTCCGGAAAGACCCGGAGAGCCTGCTTGTCCT TACTTCCTGAAGACCAAAAAGTGCAGATTTGGTTTTAAATGCAAGTTCAACCACCCAAAAGATATAACAAAGTCTGTG GATGCTTCTAAGATTGTTGATCTTTCTCTATTACCTGAAAGGCCATATGCTCCACCATGTTCA TTTTACATGAAGACTGGAATATGTAAATTTGGTGAATCTTGTAAGTTTCATCATCCTAAAGATATTCAAATACCAGTAACTGGTCAAGAAAATGGTTGCGCAGAGCACGATGCCTCTGTGGGTTCTTTTGATAGTATAATGTCGGTGAAACCACCATTTGTTCCATTTACCCCAGCATCACTGCATAATACCAAAGGACTTCCAGTTAGACCG GGTGAAGTGGATTGCCCTTTCTATCTTAAGACTGGCAG TTGCAAGTATGGCGCCACTTGTCGTTACAGTCATCCTGAGAGAGCAG TCATCAGCATATCAGTTGCCCCTGGCCTAGGGCATGCAATGATGACCTCCTCAGCATCTAGTATGAATGTTGGACTCATCAATCCTGCTGCTATGGTTCTTCCGACCATCGACCCAAGGCTTGGACAAGCAACG CTGGGGTTGGGAGTGGCTGTCTACCCTCAACGACCTGGACAGACGGAATGTGAA TTTTACATGAAAACCGGGGATTGCAAGTTTGGTGAGAGATGCAAGTACCATCATCCGATAGATCGGACAGCAGCGACTCAGTCAATGCCTAAGCAGGATGTAAAACTCACCCTTGCAGGACTACCTAGGAGAGAG GGTGCAGTGGTCTGCCCTTTCTACATGAAGACAGGGGCATGCAAATATGGTTCTAGTTGCAGGTTTGATCACCCCCCACCAGGGGAGGCTGTAGCCATGGCTACAGTAGTCCAAGGATCTTCATCTGCCCCCCTATCAGGAAAGGCTGTAGCAATGGCTACAACAGTACAAGGATCTTCATCTGCCCCCCCATTGGGGGAGGCTGTAGCCATGCCTACAGTAACACAAGGATCTTCGTTTGCTGCAGAGGACGGagaaagtaataataataataacacaaTAGTACCTGAAGTAGCCATCTCATTTGGCTCCACAAGTTAA